From the genome of Nitrospira lenta, one region includes:
- a CDS encoding sensor histidine kinase, with the protein MTPQPTLLLILLIGAGLALFGLDLLLPLGIANAVLYAGVVFLAALSPSLRVPLFTAAGCSILTIVGAWFGPSIPGVPLWVALSNRTLSLMTIWAPILFLLQRRQTEVLLRRLNESLETRVQARTAEIAAKELALRQTQEELRALTSRLLTVQDEERRRIAHDLHDDINQRLAMLALGLRALEQPELAQPESARATLAQSQEDILLLSEEVRRMAYRFHPSILDDLGLGAALKRLLDDFTHRTRTKTLLVNPPSDTVPPKAIATTIYRIVQECLSNITRHAKATRVEVELFISERELDLTVRDNGVGFEVDAAQHERQGLGLFNLRERALALCGTSRVQSQPGHGTEIHVHLPLSEPPPA; encoded by the coding sequence ATGACACCTCAACCGACGCTGCTGCTCATCCTTCTCATTGGGGCCGGTCTTGCGCTCTTTGGCCTCGATCTCTTACTGCCGTTGGGCATCGCCAACGCCGTGCTCTATGCAGGCGTGGTATTCCTTGCCGCCCTCAGCCCCTCACTTCGCGTTCCCCTGTTCACCGCCGCAGGATGCTCGATCCTCACCATCGTCGGCGCCTGGTTCGGCCCATCGATTCCCGGCGTTCCTCTCTGGGTCGCCCTGTCGAACCGGACGCTCAGCCTGATGACGATCTGGGCGCCGATCCTGTTTCTCCTGCAACGCCGGCAAACGGAAGTTCTCTTGCGCCGCCTGAACGAATCGCTGGAAACGCGCGTCCAAGCCCGCACGGCTGAAATTGCGGCGAAAGAACTGGCGCTGCGCCAGACACAGGAAGAACTGCGCGCCCTGACCAGCCGCCTGCTGACCGTGCAGGATGAAGAACGGCGGCGTATCGCACACGATCTGCACGACGACATCAATCAGCGGCTCGCGATGCTGGCCCTCGGGCTTCGCGCGCTGGAACAGCCCGAACTGGCGCAGCCTGAATCAGCGCGCGCGACCCTGGCTCAAAGCCAGGAGGATATCCTCCTGCTTTCGGAAGAGGTCCGCCGCATGGCCTATCGCTTTCATCCCTCGATCCTGGATGATCTGGGCCTCGGCGCCGCGCTCAAGCGCTTGCTCGATGATTTCACCCATCGAACAAGGACCAAAACATTGCTCGTCAATCCTCCATCCGACACTGTGCCGCCCAAAGCGATCGCCACGACCATCTACCGGATCGTTCAGGAATGTCTCTCGAACATCACCCGCCACGCCAAGGCGACACGCGTGGAAGTGGAACTATTCATTAGCGAGCGAGAGCTCGACCTCACCGTGCGCGACAACGGCGTCGGCTTCGAGGTCGATGCCGCCCAACACGAACGGCAAGGCCTTGGCCTCTTCAACCTACGCGAACGGGCGCTGGCATTGTGCGGAACATCTCGCGTACAGTCTCAACCTGGGCACGGCACGGAGATTCACGTGCATCTCCCGTTGTCTGAGCCTCCACCTGCATGA